Within Enterobacter sp. RHBSTW-00175, the genomic segment CGGGCCAGCCTGCGTTGCTGCTTGCCCGACTCACGCGCTGAGCTGTGTTGATCCCGCCAGATTACGCGCCGAACGTCTGCGTTATCTGGCATAGGGCGTTACTGGCCGCCTTCGCGCCAGGCGATTTCAATCTCTTCTGCGAGAATTTTCACGCCAGCTTCAATTTTGTCCGGATCGGGAACGTAGTTCATACGCATACACTGGTGCGTGTGCGGCCACGGCTTATCCAGACCCGGGAAGAAGTAGTCCCCTGGCACCATCAGGACGCCGCGTTTTTTCAGGCGCTGATAAAGCAGCTCCGTCGAAATTGGCAGATCCTTAAACCACAGCCAGAGGAATATTGCCCCTTCCGGTTTATGGATCAGGCAGCGTTCTTCCGGTAAATAGCGGCGAAGGATGGCAATCGTGTCCTGAACGCGCTGGTAATAGAACGGTTTAATCACGTCGTTTGACAGGCGCAGCAGGTCGTTGCGTTTGATCATTTCGCACATCATCGCCGGGCCGATACCACCAGGTGAAAGGCTAATAATGCCGTTCATATTGGTGATGGCGGTGATGATTTTTTCGTTGGCAACGATGATACCGCAGCGGCTACCCGGCAGGCCGAGCTTGGAAAGGCTCATGCACAGCACAATGTTCGGGTTCCACAGCGGGCGCGCTTCGCTGAAAATGATGCCAGGGAAAGGCACGCCGTAGGCATTATCAATCACCAGCGGGATGCCGTGTTGATTCGCCAGCGCATCGAGCTTCATCAGTTCGTCATCGGTAATCACGTTGCCCGTTGGGTTGGTAGGGCGCGACACGCAGATCATGCCCGTCTCTTCACCAATGTGCAGGTGTTCAAAATCGACGTGATACTTGAACTGGCCTTCCGGCAGCAGCTCGATATTCGGACGTGCAGAAACAAACAGGTCTTCTTCGAGGCCGGAATCGGCGTAACCGATGTATTCCGGGGCCAGCGGGAACAGCACTTTTTTGGTGGTGCCGTCGGCGCGACGTCCTGCAAAGAGGTTAAACAAGTAGAAAAATGCACTCTGACTGCCGTTTGTTAGTGCAATATTCTGTGGCTCGATATCCCAACCCAGCTCTTCACGCAGCATATCGGCAAGGAGAGTGAGCAGCTCTGTTTTACCCTGAGGGCCATCGTAATTGCAAAGCGCATCAGTCGCTTTACCGTTTTCCAGCATGTTGGCAAGCAGCGTCTGGAAATACTCATTCATCTCCGGGATTTGAGCCGGGTTTCCGCCGCCGAGCATGATTGCGCCCGGTGTGCGCAGCCCGTCGTTGAGATCCTCCATCAGGCGTGTAATGCCTGAATGGCGGGTAAATTTGTCGCCGAAAAGTGAAAACGTCATAGCAGGTGTTCTGTCGGGCTTATTATGAAAGTGGGTAACCATAACGCTAGCATCGGGCGGGTGCAAATCGAGTGAAACGACAGGGTTTATAGTTTTATCCGGTATGGGCGTATTTATGTGGTGGATTATTCTGCTGGTTTAACCCCCACCCTTTCGGGAGAGGGTTAAGGTGAGGAGT encodes:
- the avtA gene encoding valine--pyruvate transaminase, which translates into the protein MTFSLFGDKFTRHSGITRLMEDLNDGLRTPGAIMLGGGNPAQIPEMNEYFQTLLANMLENGKATDALCNYDGPQGKTELLTLLADMLREELGWDIEPQNIALTNGSQSAFFYLFNLFAGRRADGTTKKVLFPLAPEYIGYADSGLEEDLFVSARPNIELLPEGQFKYHVDFEHLHIGEETGMICVSRPTNPTGNVITDDELMKLDALANQHGIPLVIDNAYGVPFPGIIFSEARPLWNPNIVLCMSLSKLGLPGSRCGIIVANEKIITAITNMNGIISLSPGGIGPAMMCEMIKRNDLLRLSNDVIKPFYYQRVQDTIAILRRYLPEERCLIHKPEGAIFLWLWFKDLPISTELLYQRLKKRGVLMVPGDYFFPGLDKPWPHTHQCMRMNYVPDPDKIEAGVKILAEEIEIAWREGGQ